One stretch of Pigmentiphaga aceris DNA includes these proteins:
- the gor gene encoding glutathione-disulfide reductase, which produces MTAHDYDLFVIGGGSGGVRAGRVAASLGKRVAIAEEHRFGGTCVIRGCVPKKLFVYASQFHEHFEDAVGYGWQVGPTSFDWPTLMAAKDREIARLEGLYRRGLENNGAEIIDSRAELIDANTVRLVSSGKTVTAEKILIATGGTPNPHVALPGHELCISSNEAFTLPALPRSILIAGGGYIAVEFANVFHGLGVDVTLIYRGKEILSRFDLDLRQGLHQAMVDKGIRIILTDVIEQVTETADGGRLAKTMCGESISVDTILLALGREPNTRGLGLEAAGVESDELGAIIVDDYSRTNVPSIFALGDVTNRVQLTPVAIHEAMCFIDTEYRDTPTSPDHELIPTAVFSQPEIGTVGLSEEEAGKQYADVEVYRAQFRPMKATLSGRTEKMIMKLVVDARSRKVLGAHILGHDAGEMIQLLGVSLKAGVTKDDFDRTMAVHPTAAEELVTMYQPSYRLRNGDRV; this is translated from the coding sequence ATGACGGCTCATGACTACGATCTGTTCGTGATCGGCGGTGGATCGGGTGGGGTCAGGGCAGGGCGTGTGGCTGCCTCATTGGGCAAGCGCGTCGCCATTGCCGAAGAACATCGTTTTGGCGGCACCTGTGTGATTCGTGGTTGTGTGCCGAAGAAGCTGTTTGTCTACGCGTCTCAGTTTCACGAACACTTCGAAGATGCTGTCGGCTACGGGTGGCAGGTTGGCCCGACCAGCTTCGATTGGCCCACCTTGATGGCAGCCAAGGACCGTGAAATCGCTCGGCTTGAAGGCTTGTATCGCCGAGGGTTGGAAAACAACGGCGCAGAGATCATCGACAGCCGTGCAGAACTGATCGATGCGAATACCGTGCGCCTGGTGTCATCCGGCAAGACCGTCACGGCGGAGAAGATCCTTATCGCCACGGGTGGCACACCGAACCCGCACGTAGCATTGCCAGGCCATGAGCTGTGCATCTCGTCCAACGAGGCATTCACGCTGCCCGCGCTGCCGCGCTCGATCCTGATTGCAGGCGGCGGCTATATCGCGGTCGAATTCGCCAACGTCTTCCACGGGCTGGGTGTGGACGTAACGCTGATCTATCGCGGCAAGGAAATCCTGTCGCGCTTCGATCTTGATCTGCGGCAGGGTCTGCACCAAGCCATGGTCGACAAGGGCATTCGGATCATCCTGACCGATGTGATCGAACAGGTGACCGAGACGGCTGATGGCGGGCGTCTGGCGAAGACGATGTGCGGCGAGTCCATTTCTGTCGACACGATTTTGCTGGCGCTGGGCCGTGAGCCGAATACGCGCGGCCTGGGGCTGGAAGCGGCGGGCGTTGAGTCAGACGAGCTTGGTGCGATCATCGTGGACGATTATTCGCGCACCAACGTGCCCAGCATTTTCGCGCTGGGCGACGTGACCAACCGCGTGCAACTGACCCCGGTCGCCATCCACGAAGCCATGTGTTTCATCGACACCGAGTACCGCGATACGCCGACTTCGCCCGATCATGAACTGATTCCCACGGCAGTGTTTTCGCAGCCGGAAATCGGCACGGTGGGCTTGTCGGAAGAAGAGGCAGGCAAGCAGTACGCCGACGTCGAGGTCTATCGCGCGCAGTTCCGGCCGATGAAGGCCACGCTGTCCGGCCGCACGGAAAAGATGATCATGAAGCTGGTCGTTGATGCCCGCAGCCGCAAGGTGCTTGGCGCGCACATTCTTGGCCACGATGCGGGCGAGATGATCCAGCTGCTTGGCGTGAGCCTGAAAGCGGGTGTCACCAAAGATGATTTCGACCGCACCATGGCGGTTCACCCCACTGCGGCGGAAGAGCTGGTGACGATGTATCAGCCCAGTTACCGGCTGCGTAATGGTGATCGGGTCTGA
- a CDS encoding LLM class flavin-dependent oxidoreductase, which translates to MIPLSILELGRVRQGADRRAALDDARNLGRHAEAWGYSRLWVAEHHNMVGVSTAATSLVIQHIAAGTKTIRVGAGGIMLPNHAPYVIAEQFGTLDTLFPGRIDLGLGRAPGTDQLTLQALRRDPNNAEHFPQDVRELQAFLAPAVEGQRIEAIPGSGSNVPLWILGSSLFGAQLAAEFGLPYGFASHFAPQALDGALRIYRDRFKPSAQLAKPYALVGVNIIAADTDEEARVLATSQQMSFADMFRGKRRLTQPPIQDIDSYWSPQEKTQASQMLACSIIGSRETVRAGMQSLLNRTGADELMVVSDVYDQEKRLKSFEIIAEVAGIKEAELV; encoded by the coding sequence ATGATTCCTTTATCGATTCTTGAACTTGGACGTGTTCGACAAGGTGCCGACCGACGTGCGGCGCTGGACGATGCACGCAATCTTGGCCGCCATGCAGAAGCCTGGGGCTATAGCCGCCTGTGGGTGGCGGAACACCACAACATGGTGGGCGTCAGCACAGCAGCTACATCGCTGGTGATCCAGCACATCGCGGCCGGCACCAAAACCATTCGTGTGGGCGCGGGCGGCATCATGCTCCCGAACCATGCGCCCTATGTGATCGCCGAACAGTTCGGCACGCTGGACACCCTCTTCCCCGGTCGTATCGACCTGGGTCTGGGACGCGCACCCGGCACCGACCAGCTGACTTTGCAGGCCTTGCGCCGTGACCCGAACAACGCCGAGCACTTCCCGCAGGACGTGCGTGAATTGCAGGCCTTCCTGGCCCCAGCCGTGGAAGGACAACGCATCGAGGCCATACCGGGTTCTGGCAGCAATGTGCCGCTGTGGATTCTGGGTTCGAGCCTGTTCGGTGCGCAGTTGGCGGCAGAATTTGGCCTGCCCTATGGCTTTGCTTCGCACTTTGCACCCCAAGCCCTGGACGGCGCGCTGCGCATCTACCGCGACCGTTTCAAGCCGTCGGCGCAACTGGCCAAGCCCTACGCCTTGGTGGGCGTGAACATCATCGCGGCCGATACCGATGAAGAAGCGCGTGTGCTGGCGACATCGCAGCAGATGTCGTTTGCCGACATGTTCCGTGGCAAGCGCCGTCTGACCCAGCCGCCGATTCAGGACATCGATAGCTATTGGAGCCCGCAGGAGAAGACCCAGGCGTCGCAGATGCTTGCGTGCAGCATCATCGGCAGCCGGGAAACTGTGCGTGCAGGCATGCAGTCGCTGCTGAACCGCACCGGTGCCGACGAGCTGATGGTGGTGTCGGACGTGTATGACCAGGAAAAGCGCCTGAAGTCATTCGAGATCATCGCGGAAGTTGCGGGCATCAAGGAAGCAGAACTGGTTTGA
- a CDS encoding TetR family transcriptional regulator: MRQTKAEMEQTRETLLDAAETLFWEQGAVNTSVLDIARTAGLTRGAFYYHFKDKAAVFEALLARARAREVDLPSSEDGDDADALAVLRAFCLGVLERFVEDRLRQRMFGIVMQRRDALGDLEPLAQERRDEICRSSYAYQRLLERAASAGRLSPAWTPPVAATTLYSTLMGLLDQWLRAPERFDVCSVGAACINQLIDSFDVSPSHRQATTAN; encoded by the coding sequence ATGCGCCAGACTAAAGCCGAGATGGAACAGACGCGCGAGACCTTGCTCGACGCGGCAGAAACGCTGTTCTGGGAACAAGGCGCGGTCAACACCTCGGTGCTCGACATTGCCCGCACCGCAGGGCTGACACGCGGCGCGTTTTACTACCACTTCAAAGACAAAGCAGCGGTTTTCGAAGCGCTGCTGGCGCGTGCACGCGCGCGTGAAGTCGATCTGCCCAGCAGCGAAGATGGTGATGATGCCGATGCGCTCGCCGTCTTGCGCGCCTTTTGCCTGGGCGTGCTGGAACGCTTTGTCGAAGACCGGCTGCGTCAGCGCATGTTCGGCATCGTCATGCAGCGACGTGACGCCCTGGGCGACCTGGAGCCGCTTGCACAGGAACGCCGCGACGAGATCTGCCGGTCCAGCTATGCCTACCAGCGCTTGCTGGAACGTGCCGCCTCGGCGGGAAGGCTGTCTCCCGCGTGGACGCCGCCGGTTGCCGCGACCACGCTTTACAGCACCTTGATGGGCCTGTTGGACCAATGGCTGCGCGCCCCGGAACGTTTTGACGTGTGCTCGGTGGGGGCTGCCTGCATCAACCAGTTGATCGATTCCTTTGACGTAAGCCCATCACACAGACAGGCAACGACCGCCAACTGA
- a CDS encoding class I SAM-dependent methyltransferase, with the protein MNTIDDIDFSALWRSHMVASGRPPKPASDWDAQAARLVGKSLRSDYADAVIARMDFDGADSLLDVGCGAGTICLNVADRLQRVIGLDYSAGMLAALRANANAAGLSNVDTIERAWDDDWRDVPECDIVVASRASLVVDIGDALARLHAKARQRVYVTHLVGGHFLDPAIQRAIGRRLPALPDYIYLVNVLHAMGVQPKLDYIDAETGPATAPDFETLAQRVDKSARGLSDEERDRLRNWFDAATPAQRAGRPLRWALISWDKKDCL; encoded by the coding sequence ATGAACACCATCGACGACATCGATTTCTCGGCGCTGTGGCGCTCGCACATGGTTGCGTCTGGACGCCCGCCCAAACCGGCCAGCGATTGGGACGCGCAGGCGGCACGGTTGGTCGGCAAGTCGCTGCGCAGCGACTATGCAGACGCGGTCATCGCACGCATGGATTTCGACGGTGCGGACTCATTGCTGGATGTCGGCTGCGGGGCCGGCACGATCTGTCTGAACGTGGCGGACCGCTTGCAGCGTGTCATCGGGTTGGACTACAGCGCTGGCATGTTGGCCGCGCTGCGTGCCAATGCAAACGCAGCAGGATTGAGCAACGTTGACACGATTGAACGCGCCTGGGATGACGACTGGCGCGACGTACCTGAATGCGACATCGTGGTCGCTTCACGCGCGTCGCTGGTCGTGGATATCGGGGATGCGCTGGCGCGTCTGCATGCCAAGGCGCGCCAGCGTGTTTATGTCACGCACCTGGTCGGCGGACATTTTCTTGACCCTGCCATTCAACGGGCCATTGGCCGACGCCTGCCCGCGCTGCCGGACTATATCTATCTGGTGAATGTGCTGCATGCGATGGGGGTTCAGCCAAAGCTGGACTACATCGACGCAGAGACGGGACCAGCGACCGCGCCTGATTTCGAGACCCTTGCCCAGCGCGTAGACAAATCTGCGCGCGGCTTGAGCGACGAGGAACGTGATCGCTTGCGTAACTGGTTCGATGCAGCAACACCCGCGCAACGCGCCGGACGGCCGCTTCGTTGGGCGCTGATTTCGTGGGACAAAAAAGACTGCCTGTGA
- the vapB gene encoding type II toxin-antitoxin system VapB family antitoxin has translation MSIGTVFIENSIQAVRLPQDAHFTTGVLKVEVRVRGNERIITPIGQTWDSFFLGGPTVSNEFLSERAPQQPSERETR, from the coding sequence ATGTCTATAGGCACTGTTTTCATCGAGAACAGCATCCAGGCAGTTCGACTGCCGCAGGATGCGCATTTTACAACGGGTGTTCTCAAGGTGGAAGTGCGCGTAAGAGGCAATGAGCGCATCATCACGCCGATTGGCCAGACTTGGGACAGCTTTTTCCTGGGTGGTCCTACCGTAAGCAATGAATTCCTGTCCGAGCGCGCCCCGCAACAACCATCTGAGCGGGAAACGCGCTAA
- a CDS encoding alpha/beta hydrolase: protein MNLFNNRRRFLGASMAAASGVAVAGTGLIASAQASAAQPGGNVKEPAVIGYPNTKGVQIERVTYPARNMGTSIIANVFKPAGFDQRKTYAAIVVTHPFGGVKEQTAGLYAMHLAEQGFVTLAYDASYQGESGGEPRLMEVPAQRLDDISCAIDFLAQQAYVDAARIGSLGICAGGSYAMGNAQTELRVKAIATVSMFNLGDARRNAMGLLSYEERIKRLKDASEQRSKEARGEPVRLVPVVPESAAEFTDKTPDLYRQGHEYYVTARAKHPNSPNRYAFSSLPLQMAFFPFDQVETISPRPILMIAGELADTKFWSDEVLAKAQEPKELFVVKGATHMDMYDKPQFVVPATAKLTSFYRQYL, encoded by the coding sequence ATGAACCTCTTCAACAACCGCCGCCGATTCCTTGGCGCATCGATGGCTGCGGCATCAGGCGTGGCGGTGGCCGGCACAGGCCTGATCGCATCAGCCCAGGCATCTGCAGCGCAGCCTGGCGGCAACGTCAAAGAACCTGCGGTGATCGGATATCCCAACACCAAAGGCGTGCAGATAGAACGCGTGACCTACCCTGCCCGGAACATGGGCACGAGCATTATTGCCAACGTGTTCAAACCTGCTGGTTTCGACCAGCGCAAGACCTATGCAGCAATCGTGGTGACCCACCCGTTTGGCGGCGTGAAAGAACAGACCGCAGGCCTATATGCCATGCACTTGGCCGAACAAGGCTTTGTCACCCTGGCATACGACGCGTCCTACCAAGGTGAGAGCGGCGGTGAGCCACGCCTGATGGAAGTTCCGGCACAGCGCCTGGACGACATCAGTTGCGCCATCGACTTCCTGGCCCAACAAGCCTACGTGGATGCCGCACGCATCGGGTCCTTGGGCATCTGCGCGGGGGGCAGCTATGCCATGGGCAACGCCCAGACCGAACTGCGCGTAAAAGCCATTGCCACGGTCAGCATGTTCAACCTGGGTGACGCGCGCCGCAACGCCATGGGCCTGCTTTCATACGAAGAACGGATCAAACGCCTGAAAGACGCGTCCGAACAACGCAGCAAAGAGGCGCGTGGTGAACCGGTTCGCCTGGTGCCGGTGGTACCTGAATCAGCGGCTGAGTTCACGGACAAGACACCGGACCTGTATCGACAAGGGCACGAATACTACGTGACAGCACGGGCAAAACACCCGAACTCACCGAATCGGTACGCGTTCTCCAGCCTGCCGCTGCAGATGGCATTCTTCCCGTTCGATCAGGTCGAAACGATCTCGCCGCGTCCGATCTTGATGATTGCTGGCGAACTGGCCGACACCAAGTTCTGGAGTGACGAAGTGCTGGCCAAGGCGCAGGAGCCCAAAGAGCTGTTTGTGGTGAAGGGTGCCACGCACATGGACATGTATGACAAGCCACAGTTTGTCGTGCCTGCCACCGCAAAGCTCACCAGTTTTTATCGCCAATATCTGTAA
- a CDS encoding alpha/beta hydrolase — protein MRITPLFALVLTAVLAGCVSTSSNTPVNSTHSSTPLMIQEQGSFAAGGKVVLAAGSFDPAKPLAPAGQSFHGDHAYASYQIPVNARTLPIVMWHGAGQFSKTWKTTANGREGFQNIFLRRHFGVYLIDQPRRGNAGRSMLEATIKPMPDEQFWFNQFRVGVWPDYFDGVQFDRKPETLNQYFRAMTPNTGPFDMDVVSDGVSAVFDRVGPGILFTHSQSGGPGWLTSIKNPQVKAIVAFEPGSNFIFPENEVPPPIVNAFDTVQGAPVAMQQFMALTRIPILVVYGDNIPAQPVSLPTQDAWRARLQMARLWRDTVNKHGGDVTLVHLPEIGIKGNTHFPFSDLNNVQIADLVSAFLADKKLD, from the coding sequence ATGCGTATCACGCCTTTGTTTGCCCTTGTGCTGACGGCCGTGCTTGCCGGCTGCGTCAGCACGTCCAGCAACACACCCGTCAACTCGACGCATTCCAGCACCCCCTTGATGATTCAGGAACAAGGTAGCTTCGCCGCAGGCGGCAAGGTCGTGCTTGCTGCGGGCAGCTTCGATCCCGCCAAGCCCCTGGCCCCTGCCGGACAGAGCTTCCACGGTGACCATGCTTACGCGTCGTACCAGATCCCGGTGAATGCACGAACGCTGCCGATCGTGATGTGGCACGGCGCGGGACAGTTCTCGAAGACCTGGAAGACCACTGCCAATGGCCGCGAGGGCTTTCAGAACATTTTCCTGCGTCGCCATTTCGGCGTTTACCTGATTGACCAGCCGCGACGTGGCAACGCCGGTCGCAGCATGCTCGAGGCGACGATCAAACCGATGCCGGACGAACAGTTCTGGTTCAACCAGTTTCGCGTTGGCGTATGGCCAGACTACTTCGATGGCGTGCAATTTGATCGCAAACCCGAAACCCTGAATCAGTATTTCCGGGCGATGACCCCGAACACCGGGCCGTTCGACATGGACGTTGTGTCTGATGGCGTGTCTGCTGTCTTTGATCGCGTAGGTCCGGGAATTCTGTTCACCCATTCACAAAGCGGTGGCCCCGGCTGGCTGACCTCGATCAAGAACCCACAGGTGAAAGCCATTGTGGCGTTTGAGCCCGGCAGCAACTTCATTTTTCCTGAAAACGAAGTGCCCCCGCCCATCGTCAACGCCTTTGACACGGTGCAAGGCGCACCGGTGGCCATGCAGCAATTCATGGCCTTGACGCGGATTCCGATCCTGGTCGTGTACGGCGACAACATCCCGGCGCAGCCCGTGTCCCTGCCGACGCAGGATGCGTGGCGCGCCCGCCTGCAAATGGCGCGTCTGTGGCGCGACACCGTGAACAAGCATGGTGGGGACGTGACCCTGGTGCATCTGCCGGAAATCGGCATCAAGGGCAACACGCACTTCCCGTTCTCCGATCTGAACAACGTTCAGATTGCAGACCTGGTGTCTGCCTTCCTGGCCGACAAAAAACTCGACTGA
- a CDS encoding carboxymuconolactone decarboxylase family protein: MIDANFARYRSAGFAGAALALGIGLAMPSAHATQQIVGPQSMSSPPAISETLTARQQSIPLIASFMAASDMPRLNVALNDALDAGLSINEAKEVLVQLYAYAGFPRSLNALGELKKVVDARAQRGIQDVTGPESTSQVPIGEALIAAGKDTQTRISGGPVQGPLFDFAPVINQFLQAHLFGDIFARNNLDWQSRELATVGALAATPEAEAQLRSHMRASMRVGLSAAQLRQLAQVLDEHGDAQAGARASLALTQALAQLAGR, translated from the coding sequence ATGATCGACGCAAATTTCGCCAGATACCGCAGCGCGGGTTTTGCGGGCGCAGCCCTCGCACTGGGTATTGGCTTGGCCATGCCGTCGGCCCATGCCACGCAACAGATCGTGGGACCGCAAAGCATGAGCAGCCCCCCGGCAATCTCGGAGACGCTGACTGCGCGACAGCAGTCCATTCCCTTGATTGCGTCCTTCATGGCCGCGAGCGATATGCCAAGGCTGAACGTCGCCTTGAACGACGCGCTGGATGCGGGCTTGAGCATCAACGAAGCAAAAGAAGTGCTGGTTCAGCTTTACGCGTATGCAGGTTTCCCGCGCAGCCTGAATGCGCTGGGCGAGTTGAAGAAAGTGGTGGATGCACGCGCGCAGCGCGGCATCCAAGACGTCACCGGCCCTGAATCGACGAGTCAGGTGCCCATCGGGGAGGCGTTGATTGCCGCAGGCAAGGACACTCAGACCCGCATTTCGGGTGGGCCGGTGCAAGGCCCCTTGTTCGACTTTGCACCCGTCATCAATCAGTTCCTGCAAGCCCATTTGTTCGGCGATATTTTCGCGCGCAACAATCTGGACTGGCAAAGCCGCGAGCTGGCAACGGTCGGTGCGCTGGCCGCAACGCCCGAGGCTGAGGCGCAACTGCGTTCGCACATGCGCGCGAGCATGCGAGTGGGTCTGAGCGCCGCGCAACTTCGTCAACTGGCACAAGTGCTGGACGAACACGGCGATGCGCAAGCAGGCGCACGTGCCAGCCTTGCGCTGACACAAGCACTGGCACAGCTTGCGGGGCGTTGA
- a CDS encoding LysR family transcriptional regulator, which produces MAIESFNDLLAFVHVVREGSFTRAAAALGVSPSAVSHAVRGLETRLDVQLLTRTTRSIATTDAGQRLYLSVAPRFDEIDAEIAAVEELHDQPVGTVRITSAEHAANSVLWPKLSELLHRYPDINVEVTVDYTMSDIVAGRYDAGVRLGDQVAKDMIAVRISPDLRIAVVASPDYFANRSPPDVPQDLAQHSCINLRLPTHGGLLPWDFEKDGQTIKIRPAGQWVFNSSSPIVRACLAGYGIAFVPEDMVLAHIAAGKLVRVLDDWCKPYAGYYLYYPSRRQSSRALTVVIDALRHRS; this is translated from the coding sequence ATGGCAATAGAAAGCTTCAACGACCTGCTGGCCTTCGTCCACGTCGTGCGGGAAGGCAGTTTTACGCGAGCGGCAGCGGCACTTGGCGTATCACCATCGGCAGTAAGCCACGCCGTTCGGGGCCTTGAAACCCGCTTGGATGTGCAATTGCTGACGCGCACCACACGCAGCATTGCCACCACTGACGCCGGGCAAAGGCTTTACCTGAGCGTCGCGCCGCGCTTCGACGAGATAGATGCCGAAATCGCTGCCGTCGAAGAGTTGCATGACCAGCCGGTGGGAACCGTCCGCATCACCTCGGCCGAACATGCGGCCAACAGCGTGCTCTGGCCCAAACTGTCCGAGCTATTGCATCGCTACCCCGACATCAATGTCGAGGTGACAGTGGACTACACGATGTCCGATATCGTCGCGGGCCGCTACGACGCAGGCGTGCGGCTGGGCGACCAGGTCGCCAAGGACATGATCGCGGTTCGCATCAGCCCGGACCTGCGTATTGCCGTCGTCGCGTCGCCCGACTACTTCGCCAACCGAAGCCCCCCAGACGTACCGCAAGACCTTGCTCAGCACAGCTGCATCAACCTGCGCTTGCCCACGCATGGCGGCCTGCTTCCGTGGGATTTCGAAAAAGACGGTCAGACGATAAAGATCCGGCCGGCAGGCCAATGGGTGTTCAACAGCAGCTCGCCGATTGTCAGGGCCTGCCTGGCAGGCTACGGCATTGCCTTTGTGCCGGAAGACATGGTGCTGGCGCACATTGCAGCGGGAAAACTGGTGCGTGTGCTCGATGACTGGTGCAAGCCTTACGCGGGCTATTACCTCTATTACCCCAGCCGTCGCCAGTCGTCGCGCGCCTTGACGGTTGTGATCGACGCCTTGCGTCACCGCAGCTGA
- a CDS encoding LysR family transcriptional regulator has protein sequence MARERYSDLMAFLAVAREQSFTRAAAQLGVSQSALSHSVNALEAKMGVRLLTRTTRSVSPTEMGQRLLQNVAPRFQEIEAELAAVGELRNKPAGTIRITASENAAETVVWPKLVALLPDYPQIKVEVTVEPRMVDIVAERYDMGVRLGDDVAKDMVAVRISPDMRFAVVGSPGYLATHAAPIKPQDLLDHECVNLRLMSHGDLYAWEFAKDGQQIKARVEGQLVFNGTRPMLHAALAGFGLSYVPLELARPYISTGQLTQVLEDWCPTFPGYHLYYPSSKQLSRAMTVLIDALRHTDASLDE, from the coding sequence ATGGCAAGAGAACGCTATAGCGACCTGATGGCTTTCCTGGCAGTGGCCCGCGAACAGAGCTTTACCCGCGCGGCCGCACAACTTGGCGTGTCGCAGTCAGCCTTGAGCCATTCGGTCAACGCGCTGGAAGCCAAGATGGGCGTGCGTCTGCTGACGCGCACCACGCGCAGCGTGTCCCCGACAGAAATGGGGCAGCGACTGCTGCAAAACGTCGCCCCGCGCTTCCAGGAGATTGAAGCGGAACTGGCTGCAGTCGGCGAACTTCGAAACAAACCCGCAGGCACCATCCGTATCACGGCCTCGGAAAACGCTGCTGAAACGGTGGTCTGGCCGAAGCTGGTGGCCTTGCTTCCCGACTATCCGCAGATCAAGGTCGAAGTCACCGTCGAACCCCGGATGGTGGATATCGTTGCGGAACGCTACGACATGGGCGTTCGCCTTGGCGATGATGTTGCCAAGGACATGGTCGCGGTGCGCATCAGCCCCGATATGCGGTTTGCCGTAGTGGGGTCACCGGGCTATCTGGCAACACATGCTGCACCCATAAAACCCCAGGACCTGCTCGATCACGAGTGCGTGAATCTCCGCCTGATGAGCCACGGGGATCTGTACGCCTGGGAGTTCGCGAAAGACGGTCAGCAGATAAAGGCGCGTGTCGAAGGGCAGCTCGTCTTCAATGGGACAAGGCCCATGCTGCATGCGGCGCTTGCAGGCTTTGGCCTGAGCTATGTGCCGCTGGAACTTGCCCGTCCGTACATCAGCACCGGACAGCTGACGCAGGTGCTGGAAGACTGGTGCCCCACCTTTCCCGGCTACCACCTCTACTATCCAAGCAGCAAACAGTTATCGCGCGCCATGACGGTGTTGATCGACGCATTGCGTCACACCGATGCGTCACTGGACGAATGA
- a CDS encoding aldo/keto reductase: MKMRKLGSGLSVSSIGLGCMSMTSVYGPAANKQDMLTLIRSAYDRGVTFFDTAESYGPFVNESPVGEAVAPFRDQVVIATKFGFDIDLKSGERGSGLNSRPDHIKAATDACLKRLGTDHIDVLYQHRVDPAVPIEEVAGAVGDLIAAGKVKHFGLSEAGVETIRRAHAVQPLAVVQSEYSLFWRGPEADLLPVLESLGIGFVPFSPLGAGFLTGQIDETTQFDASDFRNAVPRFSPEARKANLALVDVVKTVAARKHATPAQVALAWLLAQRPWIVPIPGTTKRHRMEENLGAVNLELSASDLADINQQMSKIDVQGERLPEGALQMTGR, from the coding sequence ATGAAAATGCGCAAACTTGGAAGCGGTCTGAGCGTCTCGTCCATCGGACTTGGCTGCATGAGCATGACTTCCGTGTATGGGCCGGCTGCCAACAAGCAGGACATGCTCACACTGATTCGCAGTGCATACGATCGGGGCGTCACCTTCTTCGACACTGCTGAGTCCTACGGTCCTTTCGTCAACGAATCTCCTGTCGGAGAAGCCGTCGCGCCGTTTCGCGACCAGGTTGTCATCGCCACCAAATTCGGCTTTGACATCGACTTGAAGAGCGGTGAACGCGGCAGCGGTCTGAACAGTCGGCCGGACCACATCAAGGCGGCGACCGATGCCTGTCTCAAGCGACTGGGGACTGATCACATCGATGTGCTTTATCAGCATCGCGTTGATCCCGCTGTGCCGATTGAAGAGGTTGCCGGTGCCGTTGGGGACTTGATCGCGGCGGGCAAGGTGAAGCACTTCGGCTTGTCTGAGGCGGGTGTCGAGACGATCCGCCGTGCGCACGCCGTGCAGCCGCTGGCTGTGGTGCAAAGCGAATATTCGCTTTTCTGGCGTGGCCCCGAAGCAGATCTGTTGCCTGTTCTTGAATCGTTGGGGATTGGCTTTGTGCCTTTCAGCCCCTTGGGTGCGGGTTTTCTGACCGGCCAGATCGACGAAACCACCCAGTTCGATGCAAGCGACTTCCGCAATGCCGTGCCACGTTTCTCTCCCGAGGCGCGCAAGGCCAATCTGGCATTGGTGGATGTGGTCAAAACTGTTGCCGCGCGCAAGCACGCCACACCTGCGCAAGTTGCCTTGGCATGGCTGCTTGCACAGAGGCCCTGGATCGTGCCGATTCCCGGCACCACAAAACGCCATCGCATGGAAGAAAACCTGGGTGCCGTCAACCTTGAGCTGAGCGCGTCGGATCTTGCAGACATCAATCAGCAGATGTCCAAGATTGACGTCCAGGGCGAACGTCTGCCTGAAGGTGCGCTGCAGATGACGGGGCGATGA
- a CDS encoding cytochrome P460 family protein → MRSLLRLAVMGWLVLLGGQVSAESNRVQFPDLSKQVHYTTVKRGEVTEHISTTREAIEAMQNKQPIPNGTQFVLADYRNGNIHRYFVMEKGQGWGDDFDERTRTDDWQFQWFWPDQQINLKENTTRCMSCHRAQRERGYLFTGGRILDFRGTPVE, encoded by the coding sequence ATGCGTTCGTTGCTTCGCCTGGCGGTCATGGGCTGGCTGGTGCTGTTGGGTGGACAGGTGTCGGCCGAAAGCAATCGTGTGCAGTTTCCTGACCTGAGCAAGCAGGTGCACTACACCACGGTCAAGCGCGGCGAGGTGACTGAACACATCTCCACCACCCGCGAAGCCATCGAGGCAATGCAGAACAAACAGCCGATTCCGAATGGCACGCAGTTTGTCCTGGCCGACTATCGCAACGGCAATATTCACCGCTATTTCGTCATGGAAAAGGGGCAGGGGTGGGGCGACGATTTCGACGAACGCACACGCACTGACGACTGGCAATTCCAATGGTTCTGGCCCGACCAGCAAATCAATCTGAAGGAAAACACCACGCGATGCATGTCGTGTCATCGTGCGCAACGCGAGCGAGGTTATCTGTTCACCGGCGGCCGTATTCTGGACTTCCGTGGCACACCGGTCGAGTAG